One part of the Marinobacter sp. M3C genome encodes these proteins:
- a CDS encoding ABC transporter permease has product MLRLAPWIIVLSLVLPVVGGTLFTVPPAFGYLPVLGGDDWSFRPWLELAATPGILRSVAVSFSSGLLATGLALIIVFLFLSTIANTRFDRWIQRLVSPLLSIPHAAAAFGFAFLVAPSGLLLRWLSPSLTGFERPPDWLLLNDPFGMSLISGLVFKEIPFLLLVSLAGLPQLNAGQRVMLARSLGYLPRVAWFKTVAPALYPLIRLPVYAVLAFATSTVDVAMSLGPNLPSTLSVQVVQWFNDPDLSRRFLASAGALLQLLVTVSTLSVWWGLEKLIGAGFNAWIAGGNRQRSDGTLWLAGRGLMLIATLFPVLGLFALALNSVAGFWRFPDAWPGSITPSHWLQALPDLARPFWMTMVIATAASVLAVVMVLAALEHEQRRNQPATRALWLLYLPLLVPQVGFLSGITVLSQIAGQAPALWVVVWAHLLFVLPYVYLTLVEPYRRFDFRWVILGRSLGLSVNQAFWRIRLPMMLRPVLTAMALGVAISVSQYLPTQMLGGGRIVTVTTEAVALSSGGDRRLIGVWSMVQAITPFIGFLLALLIPRLLWKERRGMQAL; this is encoded by the coding sequence ATGCTGCGCCTTGCACCTTGGATTATTGTTCTCAGTCTGGTCTTGCCGGTGGTAGGAGGCACCTTGTTTACCGTGCCACCGGCTTTTGGCTACCTGCCTGTACTTGGGGGCGATGACTGGTCGTTTCGTCCGTGGCTTGAGCTGGCGGCAACGCCCGGCATTCTGCGGTCGGTTGCCGTGAGTTTTAGTAGTGGCCTGTTGGCGACCGGCCTGGCGTTGATCATCGTCTTTCTGTTTCTGTCGACCATTGCCAATACCCGGTTTGATCGCTGGATCCAGCGGCTGGTTTCTCCCCTGTTGTCGATCCCCCATGCCGCCGCGGCGTTTGGGTTTGCTTTTCTGGTCGCGCCTTCCGGCTTGCTGCTGCGGTGGCTTTCCCCGTCATTGACCGGGTTTGAGCGTCCACCGGATTGGCTGTTGCTGAATGATCCTTTCGGCATGTCGCTGATCAGCGGCCTGGTGTTCAAGGAAATTCCTTTCCTGCTGCTGGTCAGTCTGGCGGGTTTGCCCCAGCTCAATGCAGGTCAGCGAGTCATGCTGGCACGTTCCCTGGGTTACCTGCCTCGGGTTGCCTGGTTCAAAACGGTGGCTCCGGCACTTTATCCGCTGATCCGACTGCCAGTGTATGCGGTGCTGGCGTTTGCCACGTCCACGGTGGATGTGGCGATGAGTCTGGGGCCCAATTTACCTTCCACCCTGAGTGTTCAGGTGGTGCAGTGGTTCAATGACCCTGATCTTTCCCGCCGTTTTCTGGCCTCGGCTGGAGCGCTGCTTCAGCTTCTGGTGACCGTATCGACGTTGTCAGTTTGGTGGGGGTTGGAGAAACTGATTGGCGCGGGCTTCAATGCCTGGATAGCCGGCGGCAACCGGCAGCGATCGGATGGCACGTTATGGCTGGCTGGCCGGGGACTCATGTTGATTGCAACGTTGTTTCCGGTGCTGGGGCTATTCGCCCTCGCGCTCAACTCCGTCGCCGGCTTCTGGCGTTTTCCCGACGCCTGGCCAGGGTCCATTACCCCGAGCCACTGGCTGCAGGCACTGCCGGATTTGGCCCGGCCGTTCTGGATGACCATGGTCATTGCGACGGCGGCATCTGTGCTGGCGGTGGTCATGGTGCTCGCTGCGTTGGAGCATGAACAGCGGCGGAACCAACCGGCTACACGCGCGCTCTGGCTGCTTTATCTGCCATTGCTGGTGCCGCAGGTGGGCTTTCTGTCCGGCATTACCGTGCTAAGCCAAATAGCGGGGCAGGCGCCGGCGCTCTGGGTGGTGGTCTGGGCCCACCTGCTTTTTGTGTTGCCTTATGTGTATTTGACGCTGGTGGAACCCTACCGTCGCTTTGATTTCCGGTGGGTCATTCTGGGCCGATCGCTGGGACTCTCGGTCAATCAGGCTTTCTGGCGCATTCGATTGCCGATGATGCTGAGGCCGGTGCTGACCGCGATGGCTTTGGGCGTGGCGATCAGCGTCAGTCAGTACCTGCCTACCCAGATGCTGGGGGGCGGGCGCATCGTCACGGTGACGACGGAGGCGGTGGCACTGTCATCGGGCGGGGATCGCCGTCTTATCGGGGTCTGGTCTATGGTGCAGGCCATTACACCTTTCATCGGTTTTCTGCTGGCATTACTGATTCCGAGGTTATTATGGAAAGAACGTCGGGGCATGCAGGCCCTTTAG
- a CDS encoding ATP-binding cassette domain-containing protein — protein MERTSGHAGPLAEPGCLQLQDVALELHGHRLLHLTETISPGGVLTVMGPSGSGKSTLLAWIAGFMSPSFHATGRAILDGEDITGRPAEKTGVGLLFQDPLLFPHLSVAGNVRFGARGGKDDVAERVESALASVGLAGFGHRDPETLSGGQRARVALVRLIISRPRAILLDEPFSKLDAPLRRELRAVVFEHLRQQNVPAVLVTHDQEDADAAGGIIVRID, from the coding sequence ATGGAAAGAACGTCGGGGCATGCAGGCCCTTTAGCTGAGCCTGGCTGCTTACAACTGCAGGACGTTGCCTTGGAGCTGCATGGGCATCGTCTGCTGCATCTTACAGAAACCATCAGTCCCGGTGGAGTGCTAACCGTCATGGGCCCCTCCGGCTCTGGCAAATCGACGCTGCTGGCCTGGATTGCCGGCTTCATGTCGCCCAGCTTTCACGCGACCGGCCGGGCCATTCTGGATGGTGAGGATATTACCGGCCGACCGGCAGAAAAGACCGGGGTCGGCTTGCTGTTCCAGGACCCGTTGCTGTTTCCGCATTTGTCAGTAGCCGGAAACGTAAGATTTGGTGCTCGCGGAGGAAAAGACGACGTCGCCGAGCGGGTGGAAAGTGCGCTTGCCAGTGTTGGCCTGGCGGGGTTCGGACACCGCGACCCCGAGACGCTTTCAGGTGGACAGCGGGCGCGGGTCGCGCTGGTAAGGCTGATCATTTCCCGACCCCGGGCCATCCTGCTGGATGAGCCCTTTTCCAAGCTAGATGCGCCCTTGCGGCGCGAATTGCGCGCTGTCGTTTTTGAGCACCTGCGTCAACAGAATGTGCCTGCGGTGCTGGTAACACACGATCAGGAAGATGCCGACGCGGCTGGCGGTATTATTGTCAGAATCGACTGA
- a CDS encoding SDR family NAD(P)-dependent oxidoreductase, with product MNKVCVIIGVGPGNGEALARRFSEGGFQVAMLARSRDYLESLAQQIPNTHAYEYDATEIDSVNSTFQAIEQILGPVSVLLYNAGAGVFKNVEEASFDDFEASWRTNVQGLVAATKAVLPQLRQHDTASIVVTSASAATRGRANSAPFASAKAAQRSLAQSLARQLGPERIHVANVVIDGVVDLPRTREWLHDKTDDFFVNPSAVADAIWTLCHQDPSAWTFELDIRPFGENW from the coding sequence ATGAACAAAGTGTGCGTGATTATTGGTGTAGGTCCCGGTAACGGTGAAGCATTGGCCCGCCGTTTCAGTGAGGGCGGCTTCCAGGTGGCGATGCTGGCGCGCAGCCGGGATTACCTCGAATCCCTGGCGCAACAGATTCCGAATACTCATGCCTATGAGTACGATGCCACAGAGATTGATAGCGTAAATTCAACGTTCCAGGCGATCGAGCAGATACTCGGCCCGGTATCGGTGCTGCTCTACAATGCCGGGGCTGGTGTTTTCAAGAATGTGGAGGAGGCCAGCTTCGACGATTTTGAGGCCAGCTGGCGCACCAACGTCCAAGGCCTTGTAGCGGCCACCAAGGCAGTTTTGCCGCAACTGCGCCAGCACGACACGGCCAGTATTGTGGTGACCAGTGCGTCTGCTGCGACCCGGGGGCGGGCAAATTCTGCGCCTTTCGCTTCGGCCAAGGCGGCCCAGCGCAGCCTGGCGCAATCCCTTGCCCGGCAGTTGGGGCCGGAAAGAATTCATGTGGCCAACGTGGTGATTGACGGCGTGGTGGATTTGCCACGTACCCGCGAGTGGCTGCATGACAAAACGGATGATTTTTTCGTCAACCCATCTGCCGTGGCGGATGCCATTTGGACCCTGTGTCACCAGGATCCTTCGGCCTGGACCTTCGAACTGGACATAAGACCGTTCGGGGAAAACTGGTAA
- a CDS encoding acetolactate synthase large subunit — MTNNVPSDRKYRARLMKASDLFVKALENEGVQYIFGVPGEENLDLLNSLKNSSIRLILTRHEQGAGFMAATYGRLTGQPGVCLATLGPGATNLITPAAFAQLGAMPMLMITGQKPIKTSKQGRFQILDVVDLMRSVTKFTKQIVNGNTIASLVRESFRLAIEERPGAVHLELPEDIADEECAETVFPPIGHRRPHATEDVLREATSMIEAAKSPLLLIGAGANRKRVSEALTAFVEATGIPFFTTQMGKGVVDERHPLYLGSAALSDHDFLHCAIDRADLIINVGHDVVEKPPFFMEHGGKQVIHVNFSPAEVDAVYFPQLNVVGDIAFSVQQLAKLIENKNHWDLSFFKTIKTEVDQHLSKYFLDTRFPMLPQRLVHVLRETLAEDAVLSLDNGVYKIWFARNYKCYFPNTMLLDNALATMGAGLSSAMMAKMLYPNTQVVAVCGDGGFMMNSQELETAVRLKLNLVVIIVNDNAYGMIKWKQHAMGFDNFGLDYANPDFVTYAQSYGAHGYRIQNDEHFQQTLDTCLASTGVHVIELPVDYSLNHEILNVMLKEKTCQL, encoded by the coding sequence ATGACCAACAACGTGCCCAGCGACAGAAAATATCGCGCAAGACTGATGAAAGCATCTGACTTATTCGTAAAAGCGTTGGAAAATGAGGGAGTCCAGTACATTTTTGGCGTTCCCGGCGAAGAAAATCTCGATTTACTGAATTCATTAAAAAACTCGAGCATCCGCTTGATTCTCACCCGTCACGAACAAGGCGCGGGGTTCATGGCCGCCACCTATGGCCGTTTAACGGGCCAGCCCGGCGTCTGCCTGGCAACGCTTGGGCCTGGCGCAACCAATCTGATCACGCCGGCGGCTTTCGCCCAGTTGGGCGCCATGCCGATGCTCATGATTACTGGGCAAAAACCGATCAAAACAAGCAAGCAAGGTCGCTTTCAAATCCTCGATGTGGTGGATTTGATGCGCTCGGTTACTAAATTCACCAAGCAGATTGTCAATGGCAACACCATCGCCTCACTGGTGCGCGAGTCTTTTCGCCTGGCCATCGAAGAAAGGCCGGGGGCGGTGCACCTGGAATTACCGGAGGACATCGCCGACGAGGAATGCGCGGAGACGGTTTTTCCGCCCATTGGTCATCGCCGCCCCCACGCCACGGAAGACGTGCTGCGCGAAGCAACCAGCATGATCGAGGCGGCAAAAAGCCCGCTGCTGTTGATCGGGGCGGGTGCTAACCGTAAACGCGTCAGCGAGGCATTGACGGCTTTCGTCGAGGCCACCGGCATTCCGTTTTTCACGACCCAAATGGGCAAAGGTGTTGTCGACGAACGCCATCCCCTTTACCTGGGATCAGCCGCCTTGTCCGACCACGATTTCCTGCATTGCGCCATTGACCGAGCGGATCTGATTATCAATGTGGGCCATGATGTAGTGGAAAAGCCACCGTTCTTTATGGAGCATGGCGGCAAGCAAGTAATTCATGTGAATTTCTCACCCGCCGAGGTGGACGCGGTGTACTTCCCCCAACTCAACGTGGTGGGAGATATTGCCTTTTCCGTGCAGCAACTGGCGAAGCTTATTGAAAACAAGAACCATTGGGACCTGTCCTTTTTCAAAACCATCAAAACAGAAGTAGACCAGCATCTGTCGAAGTATTTTCTCGATACCCGGTTCCCGATGCTGCCGCAACGTTTAGTACATGTGCTGCGGGAAACCCTGGCGGAAGATGCAGTGCTTAGCCTGGATAACGGCGTTTACAAAATATGGTTTGCCCGCAACTACAAATGTTATTTCCCCAACACCATGCTGCTGGATAATGCACTGGCTACGATGGGCGCGGGCTTGTCCAGCGCCATGATGGCTAAAATGCTGTACCCCAATACTCAAGTCGTGGCTGTTTGTGGTGATGGCGGTTTCATGATGAACTCACAGGAGCTGGAAACCGCTGTTCGCCTGAAGCTTAATCTCGTGGTGATCATCGTCAACGACAATGCCTACGGCATGATTAAATGGAAACAGCATGCCATGGGTTTTGATAATTTTGGTTTGGATTATGCCAACCCGGATTTTGTTACTTACGCCCAAAGTTACGGCGCCCACGGCTACCGGATACAAAACGATGAGCACTTTCAACAAACTCTGGACACATGCTTGGCGTCTACCGGGGTTCACGTCATTGAACTGCCCGTGGATTACTCACTCAATCACGAAATCCTCAACGTCATGCTTAAGGAGAAAACATGCCAACTGTGA
- the merR gene encoding Hg(II)-responsive transcriptional regulator, which produces MSKKQCSMTIGVLAKAAGMGVETIRYYQRRGLVAEPEKPYGSIRHYDDQALARLHFIRTAQWLGFSLDEIGGLLKLEDGAHCDETRALAERKLDDLRRKIASLRQMESTLDSLVERCRCSEDPQRCPIIHSLQGKRDVPNEGVER; this is translated from the coding sequence ATGTCTAAAAAACAATGCTCAATGACTATCGGTGTACTGGCCAAGGCCGCCGGTATGGGTGTGGAAACCATCCGCTATTACCAGCGCAGGGGGCTGGTGGCAGAACCTGAAAAACCCTATGGCAGCATTCGTCATTACGACGACCAGGCATTGGCGCGCCTCCACTTCATTCGAACCGCCCAATGGCTGGGATTCAGTCTGGATGAAATCGGAGGGCTGCTTAAGCTGGAAGACGGCGCCCACTGTGATGAGACTCGAGCCCTGGCTGAGCGCAAACTGGATGATTTGCGACGCAAGATCGCCAGCTTGCGACAGATGGAATCCACTCTGGATAGTCTAGTGGAACGTTGCCGGTGCAGTGAAGACCCGCAGCGATGTCCGATCATTCATTCGCTGCAGGGTAAACGTGATGTCCCGAACGAGGGGGTCGAAAGATGA
- the merP gene encoding mercury resistance system periplasmic binding protein MerP codes for MVHRGCAGGNDFCLASDIPACGGQPGMTCSACPITVKVVLNRVEGVNAVDVRYEERDATVTFDDAKTSVEALTQATTNAGYPSTLKQSQATQE; via the coding sequence ATGGTTCATCGGGGCTGCGCTGGTGGCAATGACTTTTGCCTGGCGTCAGATATACCGGCCTGCGGAGGCCAGCCAGGCATGACCTGCTCGGCCTGCCCAATCACCGTCAAAGTTGTTCTCAACCGGGTCGAGGGAGTGAATGCTGTCGATGTCCGTTATGAAGAACGTGATGCTACGGTCACCTTCGACGATGCGAAAACCTCCGTTGAGGCACTGACTCAAGCCACGACTAACGCAGGCTATCCGTCCACGCTGAAACAAAGCCAGGCGACACAGGAGTAA
- the merF gene encoding mercury resistance system transport protein MerF — protein MHNPKTLLRVSVIGTVLVALCCFTPILVILLGTVGLAALTGYLDYVLLPALAFFIGLTCYAVWRKKKHDACCDSPSTKEQRL, from the coding sequence ATGCACAACCCCAAAACCCTGTTGCGGGTGAGTGTCATTGGCACCGTGCTGGTTGCGCTTTGCTGCTTTACGCCGATATTGGTGATTTTGCTTGGGACGGTAGGCCTGGCTGCGCTGACCGGTTATCTCGACTACGTGCTGTTGCCCGCGCTCGCCTTTTTTATTGGCCTGACCTGCTATGCCGTATGGCGCAAGAAGAAACACGATGCCTGCTGCGATAGCCCATCGACTAAGGAGCAACGTTTATGA
- the merA gene encoding mercury(II) reductase codes for MSDNNFHIAVIGSGGSAMAAALKATERGARVTLIERGTLGGTCVNIGCVPSKIMIRAAHIAHLRRKSPFDESITATEPMIDRPLLLAQQQARVDELRRAKYEGILADNPDITVVQGEARFKDARTLLVNGTDGKEHKIGFDRAFIGTGARPTIPPIPGLSGTLYWTSTTALASDTIPDRLIVIGASVVAVELAQAFARLGSEVTILARSRLLSREDPAVGEAIQTAFQAERISVLNDTQASQVSYTNDEFIVDSNAGELRADRLLVAVGRTPNTERLNLDAIDVETDHGAVIVNEQLQTRVPGIYAAGDCTNQPQFVYVAAAGGSRAAVNMTGGDARLDLSAMPAVVFTNPQVATVGLTAAEAIRRGFKVDTRSLNLENVPRALVNFETGGFIKMVAERSSGRLLGVQAVTGEAGELIQTAVMALRARMTVQEVGAELFPYLTMVEGLKLCAQTFTKDVSKLSCCAA; via the coding sequence ATGAGTGACAACAACTTCCACATTGCAGTGATTGGCAGCGGCGGTAGTGCCATGGCCGCCGCCCTGAAGGCGACTGAACGCGGTGCCCGAGTGACACTGATCGAGCGCGGCACCCTCGGCGGAACCTGCGTCAACATTGGCTGTGTGCCCTCCAAAATCATGATCCGGGCGGCCCACATCGCTCATTTGCGCCGCAAAAGTCCATTTGATGAAAGCATCACGGCGACCGAACCCATGATCGACCGGCCCCTGTTGCTGGCCCAACAGCAGGCCCGTGTTGATGAACTGCGCCGCGCCAAGTATGAAGGGATTCTGGCAGACAATCCTGATATCACTGTCGTGCAGGGTGAGGCTCGTTTTAAGGATGCCCGTACGCTGTTGGTCAATGGTACCGACGGCAAGGAACACAAGATCGGCTTTGACCGTGCGTTCATTGGTACCGGTGCGCGACCAACCATTCCCCCGATTCCGGGCTTGTCCGGTACGCTATACTGGACATCCACCACTGCGCTTGCCAGTGACACCATTCCGGACCGACTGATTGTCATCGGGGCCTCGGTGGTGGCGGTGGAACTGGCCCAGGCGTTTGCCCGGCTGGGCAGCGAGGTGACGATTCTGGCACGCAGCCGGCTATTATCTCGTGAAGACCCCGCTGTTGGAGAAGCCATTCAAACAGCGTTTCAGGCTGAGCGTATAAGCGTCCTGAATGACACGCAAGCGAGCCAGGTCAGCTATACCAATGATGAATTCATTGTCGACTCGAATGCCGGGGAGCTGCGGGCCGATCGACTTCTGGTCGCGGTAGGTCGCACCCCGAACACTGAAAGGCTGAACTTGGATGCGATCGACGTAGAGACCGATCACGGTGCCGTCATCGTGAACGAGCAACTCCAGACTCGGGTGCCGGGCATTTACGCCGCTGGAGACTGTACCAACCAGCCCCAGTTTGTTTATGTAGCAGCCGCCGGAGGCAGCCGGGCTGCGGTGAATATGACCGGTGGCGATGCACGGCTGGATCTCAGCGCCATGCCGGCGGTGGTCTTTACCAATCCCCAGGTGGCTACTGTCGGCCTGACAGCAGCCGAGGCCATCAGGCGGGGCTTCAAAGTGGACACCCGTTCGCTCAATCTGGAAAACGTGCCGCGGGCGCTGGTGAATTTCGAGACTGGCGGTTTTATCAAGATGGTGGCCGAGCGTAGCTCAGGACGGTTGCTTGGGGTCCAGGCGGTCACCGGCGAGGCGGGTGAACTGATCCAGACGGCGGTGATGGCATTGCGTGCGCGCATGACAGTGCAAGAGGTGGGCGCCGAGCTGTTTCCCTATCTCACCATGGTGGAGGGGCTGAAGCTCTGTGCCCAAACCTTTACCAAGGACGTCAGCAAGTTGTCTTGTTGTGCCGCCTGA
- a CDS encoding OmpW family outer membrane protein gives MSHTFRIGVLAAAVMAVAPAAQAFEAGDFILRAGVAHVAPDGSSERINVAGNPVLTANPRVDVDDNTQLGIRATYMFTSNIGIGLLGATPFKHNIVGAGTLGAAGKLGETKHLPPTLTLQYYPMHSSSVFQPFVGLGVNYTTFFEEKTDPTLTSALGAASTDLKLDDSVGVAVEIGMDYMLSENFGLNAAVWWADINTDATITAFDGAGNVAARTDKFEVEIDPMVYMVGFTYKF, from the coding sequence ATGTCCCATACTTTCAGAATTGGTGTTTTGGCTGCGGCCGTAATGGCGGTTGCACCGGCTGCTCAGGCTTTTGAAGCTGGTGATTTTATTCTGCGCGCTGGTGTTGCTCATGTTGCGCCGGACGGATCTAGTGAACGCATCAATGTAGCTGGCAATCCGGTTCTAACTGCAAACCCCCGGGTTGATGTTGACGACAACACGCAGCTGGGTATTCGTGCCACCTATATGTTCACCAGCAACATCGGTATCGGCTTGCTGGGTGCTACTCCTTTCAAACATAACATCGTAGGCGCTGGAACACTTGGCGCTGCAGGCAAGCTGGGTGAAACCAAGCACCTGCCACCAACGCTGACATTGCAATACTATCCAATGCATAGCTCCTCGGTCTTCCAGCCGTTTGTGGGCTTAGGCGTGAACTACACGACCTTCTTTGAAGAGAAAACTGACCCAACCTTAACATCCGCGCTCGGGGCAGCCTCCACTGACCTAAAGCTGGATGACAGCGTTGGCGTTGCTGTAGAAATAGGCATGGATTATATGCTGAGTGAGAATTTTGGTCTTAACGCAGCTGTATGGTGGGCTGATATCAACACTGACGCCACCATTACCGCTTTTGACGGGGCTGGCAATGTTGCAGCGCGTACCGACAAATTTGAAGTCGAAATCGACCCAATGGTCTACATGGTAGGTTTCACCTACAAGTTCTGA
- a CDS encoding potassium channel family protein has translation MLIATVAFSALVATVVLIHHEVLVRLSSILGKMGNHHHFRLIVAVLGVLAAHALEVWIFAIAYFAMHHTLGWGLLVGNFNGSLLDCVYFSFSTFTTVGYGDIEPIGNLRFLTGIEGLTGLVLVGWSASFLFMEMQRYWPRR, from the coding sequence CTGCTTATCGCCACTGTTGCCTTCAGTGCGCTGGTCGCGACCGTGGTACTGATTCATCACGAAGTGCTGGTGCGGCTGAGCAGCATACTAGGGAAAATGGGCAATCATCACCATTTCCGCCTGATTGTGGCCGTGCTGGGTGTTCTGGCCGCTCATGCTCTGGAAGTATGGATTTTTGCCATAGCGTACTTTGCTATGCACCATACCCTCGGCTGGGGGCTTCTGGTTGGTAACTTTAACGGCAGCCTTCTGGACTGCGTTTACTTTTCGTTCAGCACATTTACCACCGTCGGCTACGGTGACATTGAGCCTATAGGCAACCTGCGTTTTCTGACCGGTATTGAGGGCCTGACCGGGCTGGTACTGGTGGGCTGGAGTGCGTCTTTCCTATTTATGGAAATGCAACGTTACTGGCCACGGCGTTAA
- the bamE gene encoding outer membrane protein assembly factor BamE yields MFVKKISAAVLMATTLTFAGCASVGQDFATHNVDQIRVNETTRSEVQALFGEPWRTGMKDGKRTWTYGKYRWSAFGDDKTEDLIITFDGNGVVKSYNYNATQ; encoded by the coding sequence ATGTTTGTGAAAAAAATCTCAGCAGCTGTGTTGATGGCCACTACCCTGACGTTTGCAGGTTGCGCATCTGTGGGCCAGGATTTTGCCACCCACAATGTTGACCAGATTAGAGTCAATGAAACCACTCGCTCAGAAGTGCAGGCGTTGTTCGGTGAGCCTTGGCGTACCGGTATGAAAGACGGTAAGCGCACCTGGACTTACGGCAAGTATCGCTGGTCTGCGTTTGGCGACGACAAAACTGAAGACCTGATTATCACGTTTGATGGCAACGGAGTGGTGAAGTCTTACAATTACAACGCCACGCAGTAA
- a CDS encoding MarC family protein: MIELFFSTYISSSIRFLFLLAPFFVVTMFLALTRGLPADEKTAIIRRACISALVLGVILFFAGPLLFGAIGITLNSFRIGAGTLLFLTAISLVNNGTRSHATGLPDDNRDDIAVVPLAIPVMIGPATIGAILVYGAELKEVAAVAGGLLGLVSSLLILAVLLRLSGYLEKAMGKNGLNIMSKISGLILSAMAAEIVLTGLSGFIAASGLVAR; the protein is encoded by the coding sequence ATGATTGAATTGTTTTTTTCGACCTACATCAGCAGCTCTATCCGCTTTTTGTTTCTGTTAGCGCCGTTTTTCGTGGTGACCATGTTTTTGGCGCTAACCCGCGGGCTGCCGGCGGACGAGAAAACCGCGATTATTCGTCGTGCCTGCATATCGGCGCTGGTGTTGGGTGTGATTCTGTTTTTTGCCGGTCCGCTGTTGTTTGGTGCTATTGGTATTACTCTAAATTCGTTCCGCATTGGTGCAGGCACACTGCTGTTTTTGACGGCCATCAGCTTGGTTAACAATGGTACTCGCAGCCACGCCACGGGTTTACCGGATGACAATCGCGACGATATTGCGGTGGTGCCCCTGGCGATTCCGGTGATGATTGGCCCGGCGACTATTGGTGCGATTCTGGTTTACGGTGCGGAGCTGAAGGAGGTTGCGGCGGTGGCCGGGGGTCTGTTGGGGTTGGTGTCGAGTTTGCTGATTCTAGCGGTGTTGTTGCGGTTGTCGGGTTATCTGGAAAAGGCGATGGGTAAGAATGGCCTGAATATTATGTCGAAGATCAGCGGGTTGATTCTGTCGGCTATGGCGGCGGAGATCGTATTGACCGGGTTGTCCGGGTTTATTGCGGCTTCTGGGTTGGTGGCTAGGTAA
- a CDS encoding DMT family transporter — MSGKTVGSAIFLLVIGNAMALISDVLIKLLEPGAPIFQFAFLRCVLTLLLLLPLAKKIDRRQFFAGTGIHAIRAHVHLIGMLCMIVALANLPLATANAVFYAAPILVMLFSVVIFRERLTPLSVIAVFSGFAGIILILRPIDFTWAAFAALGSAFSLAINAVLVRKLPKQQSTVHKLVLNYLLIIPAAGALAIWDWQQGSRWSTDLVIIAAGSSLFILGYNITVLLAYRQVDANQVTSAEYTGLIWAVAIGWIWFNEVPDLWFLAGSLMIVIPLILIGLTQRKKYPARGFNPALRNSKK, encoded by the coding sequence ATGTCTGGCAAAACCGTTGGCAGCGCCATCTTTCTGCTGGTGATCGGCAACGCCATGGCGCTAATTTCCGATGTCCTGATAAAACTGCTGGAGCCGGGCGCACCCATATTTCAATTCGCCTTCCTGCGCTGCGTGCTAACTCTGCTGCTGCTGTTACCGCTGGCCAAAAAAATAGACCGCCGCCAGTTTTTTGCTGGCACCGGCATTCACGCCATCCGCGCCCATGTTCACCTGATTGGCATGCTGTGCATGATCGTCGCTCTGGCCAACCTGCCCCTGGCCACCGCCAACGCCGTATTCTACGCCGCGCCCATACTGGTGATGCTGTTCTCAGTCGTTATCTTCCGCGAACGCCTGACACCCCTAAGCGTGATTGCCGTATTCAGCGGCTTTGCCGGCATTATCCTGATATTAAGACCCATAGACTTCACTTGGGCGGCGTTTGCGGCCCTGGGCTCGGCGTTTTCACTGGCTATCAACGCCGTACTGGTGCGTAAACTGCCAAAGCAACAGAGCACCGTGCACAAACTGGTCCTGAACTACCTGCTGATTATCCCGGCCGCAGGCGCACTGGCCATCTGGGACTGGCAGCAAGGCTCACGCTGGAGCACCGACCTGGTCATCATCGCCGCCGGCTCCTCCCTGTTCATACTGGGTTACAACATCACCGTACTGCTGGCTTACCGCCAGGTAGACGCCAACCAAGTCACCAGCGCCGAATACACCGGCCTGATCTGGGCGGTGGCCATCGGCTGGATATGGTTCAACGAAGTCCCGGATTTATGGTTCCTGGCCGGCAGCCTGATGATCGTAATACCGCTAATCCTGATCGGCCTGACCCAAAGAAAAAAATACCCGGCAAGAGGCTTCAACCCCGCACTGCGGAATTCAAAAAAATAG